In Microvenator marinus, one genomic interval encodes:
- a CDS encoding NAD-dependent epimerase/dehydratase family protein, translated as MKVLVTGGGGFLGRAIVEQLVERGDDVSIIARGDYPELRALGAMTFRGDLADAKACAGAVEGQDAVIHTAAKAGVWGTYDDYVASNVKATENVVEACKLMGVNKLVFTSSPSVTFDGSDAEGSSNDLPYPERFLAYYPETKAQAEALALAANDESLKVTALRPHLIWGPRDPHLIPRVVDAARQGRLKIVGEGKNRVDLTYVDNAAVAHVQALDRLEDSDGPAGKAYFISDDAPVVLWDWINSLLKELDVPPITKHVSPKAAYTAGSMLEFVHRTFGLKSEPRMTRFVAQQLATSHWYDMGPAKRDFGYSPVMQPDEGFKRLVEWLSTRA; from the coding sequence ATGAAGGTTTTGGTCACTGGTGGCGGTGGGTTTTTGGGGCGCGCGATCGTGGAGCAGCTCGTCGAGCGCGGCGATGATGTGAGCATCATTGCACGCGGCGATTATCCGGAACTTCGTGCGTTAGGGGCTATGACGTTTCGTGGCGATCTTGCTGATGCAAAGGCCTGTGCGGGGGCCGTTGAGGGTCAGGATGCGGTCATCCATACGGCAGCAAAAGCGGGCGTTTGGGGAACGTATGACGACTACGTGGCGAGCAACGTGAAGGCTACTGAGAACGTGGTCGAGGCGTGTAAACTGATGGGCGTCAACAAACTTGTATTTACGAGCTCGCCGAGTGTGACTTTCGACGGTTCTGACGCCGAAGGGAGCTCCAACGATCTGCCCTACCCTGAGCGGTTTCTCGCCTATTATCCTGAGACTAAAGCTCAGGCTGAGGCCCTCGCTCTTGCGGCGAATGATGAAAGTTTGAAAGTCACGGCGTTGCGGCCACATTTGATCTGGGGGCCTCGTGACCCGCATCTGATTCCGCGCGTGGTGGACGCCGCTAGGCAAGGCAGACTCAAGATTGTTGGCGAAGGCAAGAACCGAGTGGACCTCACATACGTAGACAACGCCGCCGTAGCGCATGTTCAGGCCTTGGACAGACTTGAGGATTCCGACGGGCCGGCGGGCAAAGCCTACTTCATCAGTGATGATGCGCCCGTTGTGCTCTGGGATTGGATCAACAGCTTGCTCAAGGAGCTGGACGTTCCCCCGATTACGAAGCATGTCTCCCCCAAGGCCGCCTACACAGCCGGGAGCATGCTCGAATTTGTGCATCGGACGTTCGGGCTGAAGTCGGAGCCACGCATGACTCGGTTTGTGGCTCAGCAGCTCGCGACGAGCCATTGGTACGATATGGGGCCCGCCAAACGGGACTTTGGCTACTCACCGGTTATGCAACCGGACGAGGGATTTAAGCGGCTAGTGGAGTGGCTCTCGACACGCGCTTAG
- a CDS encoding FAD-binding oxidoreductase: MGKPLFEAPPKTLVRDLSEIVGGEFVLTSGPDKLAYNNDCWPRGIILTRGRQLKRHQPAAIVQPKNEHEILGIIHWARNAGTPIVPYGAGSGVCGGAVADGNGVVVDLKRLRKISTPRRSDMTVHAQTGVIGMILERELNRHGLTLGHYPSSLYCSSLGGYLAARSAGQTSSRWGKIEDMVVSMRAVTGAGEVFDTAPDPYSARPRHMVADCGPDPTQLFVGSEGTLGILTDATLRIGPSPTERIYRGFQFPSVEDAFVAIREMMQLGLRPSVVRLYDAFDSLIAKRKSGKGSDSLRAKILTSKLGEMALEVLPFDIDNEIQGRISQVSKAVLGRVLGQPIAINTLIDVLPGDCLLVIGFEGEALAREEAHAAFELLARHGADLGEGPGKHWLKHRMDVSYKQSAMFDAGAFVDTMEVSTTWSNLNHLHASVRRALAPHVLVMAHFSHVYPEGSSIYFTFAGFGSDLDNTLERYQTTWQTALDAVARAGGSIAHHHGVGMSKAAWTKHDHPGGQELFDSLKHTFDPDGIMNPGKVYRDSAPFITGAI; this comes from the coding sequence ATGGGAAAACCTCTATTTGAAGCCCCGCCAAAAACTCTGGTCCGCGATCTCAGCGAGATAGTAGGCGGTGAATTCGTACTTACGTCGGGCCCCGACAAACTCGCCTATAACAACGATTGTTGGCCTCGCGGCATCATTTTGACCCGCGGAAGGCAGCTCAAGAGGCATCAACCCGCCGCAATTGTTCAGCCGAAAAACGAGCACGAGATACTGGGCATCATCCATTGGGCCAGAAACGCGGGCACGCCTATCGTTCCTTACGGCGCGGGCAGCGGGGTTTGCGGGGGTGCCGTAGCTGATGGCAACGGCGTAGTGGTGGATTTGAAGCGGCTGCGCAAGATTTCGACGCCGCGGCGCTCCGACATGACGGTCCACGCGCAGACGGGCGTCATCGGGATGATTCTTGAGCGCGAGCTCAACCGCCACGGCCTGACCCTTGGTCACTATCCAAGCTCGCTCTATTGCTCGTCACTCGGTGGATACCTGGCCGCACGCAGCGCCGGTCAAACCTCGAGTCGTTGGGGTAAAATCGAGGACATGGTGGTCTCGATGCGGGCGGTTACGGGCGCGGGCGAGGTCTTTGATACGGCGCCTGATCCGTATAGCGCGAGGCCGCGGCATATGGTGGCGGACTGCGGACCGGACCCCACTCAGTTGTTTGTGGGCTCGGAGGGTACTCTAGGCATTCTCACGGACGCGACACTTCGAATCGGCCCAAGTCCGACCGAGCGCATCTACCGTGGATTTCAGTTTCCAAGTGTCGAAGACGCCTTTGTGGCGATTCGCGAGATGATGCAGCTTGGCCTTAGGCCATCTGTGGTGCGTCTCTACGACGCGTTTGACTCTCTGATCGCCAAACGCAAATCGGGCAAAGGGTCGGATTCACTGCGCGCGAAGATCCTCACGTCGAAGCTCGGGGAGATGGCGCTAGAGGTCTTGCCCTTTGATATCGACAACGAGATTCAGGGGCGTATCTCGCAGGTTTCAAAGGCTGTGCTGGGGCGTGTATTGGGGCAACCCATCGCGATCAATACTCTGATCGACGTGCTTCCTGGCGATTGTTTGTTGGTCATTGGTTTTGAGGGCGAGGCGCTGGCCCGCGAAGAAGCCCATGCTGCGTTTGAGTTGTTGGCGCGCCACGGCGCAGACCTTGGCGAAGGTCCAGGCAAACACTGGTTGAAGCACCGAATGGACGTCTCTTATAAGCAGTCGGCGATGTTTGATGCGGGCGCATTTGTAGACACGATGGAGGTCTCCACCACGTGGTCAAACCTCAACCACCTGCACGCGTCGGTCCGACGGGCTCTCGCGCCGCACGTTTTGGTGATGGCGCACTTTAGTCACGTCTATCCCGAGGGTAGCTCGATCTACTTCACGTTTGCGGGATTTGGTTCGGATTTGGACAACACGCTTGAGCGTTATCAGACCACGTGGCAGACCGCGCTTGATGCGGTGGCGCGGGCGGGCGGAAGCATAGCGCACCACCACGGTGTAGGGATGTCGAAGGCGGCGTGGACCAAGCATGACCATCCGGGCGGCCAAGAGCTCTTCGACTCGCTCAAACACACGTTCGACCCAGACGGAATCATGAATCCGGGCAAGGTTTACCGCGATTCCGCGCCGTTCATTACGGGGGCGATATGA
- a CDS encoding FAD-binding oxidoreductase gives MKSKKRFAKTFYSKRHLPTPRAEYWPENAGELRDAFRESKDAPLLLVGDGQHLRPSVIGERSFDVVRTENIADVISVDRESKLIRVECGIRWQALQSAAEERGLSMERTRLYPSTSTIGGLLARHEACHKELWDGDLRGFMVALTSVSPGQRDYQYLAAPRKASGPDFRWLYAGSEGLVGAIVDASFVAWKPSDARLWRFENVDAEQMLDIWRQLLDAGLRVSWAHWDGTLSISAHGLERVLKVCDSLVESLGGRADGGAEEVRQVRAELEANHPERRECPSATRTVKITTSLQHLSMVCDEVGPEAESLQIMDLTRHRGSVFVTYPKGHVGAELPSAIANLVLDAHVVANDEAVHWPHWAQHLKHELDPKRILAMGP, from the coding sequence ATGAAGTCTAAAAAACGCTTTGCAAAGACTTTCTACTCAAAACGACATCTCCCGACTCCACGCGCCGAGTACTGGCCCGAGAACGCGGGTGAGCTAAGAGATGCTTTCAGGGAGTCCAAGGACGCACCGCTCTTATTAGTGGGTGATGGCCAGCACTTGAGACCGTCGGTGATTGGGGAGCGCTCGTTTGATGTGGTTCGTACCGAAAATATCGCGGATGTGATTTCGGTGGACCGTGAGAGCAAGCTCATCCGGGTTGAGTGTGGAATTCGATGGCAGGCCTTACAGAGCGCCGCGGAGGAACGCGGTTTGAGCATGGAGCGCACACGGCTCTACCCAAGCACATCGACGATTGGCGGGCTCTTGGCTCGGCATGAGGCGTGCCATAAAGAGCTCTGGGACGGCGACCTTCGGGGATTCATGGTGGCCCTAACTTCAGTGAGTCCGGGGCAGCGTGATTACCAGTATTTGGCGGCACCACGAAAGGCTAGCGGGCCAGATTTTCGTTGGTTGTATGCGGGTTCGGAAGGGTTGGTCGGGGCGATTGTAGACGCGAGTTTTGTGGCTTGGAAGCCGAGTGACGCGCGCCTTTGGCGGTTCGAAAATGTGGACGCTGAGCAAATGCTCGATATTTGGCGGCAGCTCTTGGATGCCGGGCTACGCGTCTCGTGGGCGCATTGGGATGGTACGCTAAGCATCAGCGCCCACGGCTTGGAGCGTGTGCTCAAGGTTTGTGATTCGCTCGTCGAGTCACTTGGCGGGCGCGCCGATGGAGGTGCCGAGGAAGTGCGGCAGGTGCGGGCAGAGCTCGAAGCGAATCATCCAGAGAGGCGCGAGTGCCCGAGCGCTACTCGCACGGTCAAGATCACGACGTCTTTGCAACATCTCTCTATGGTATGCGACGAAGTTGGCCCAGAGGCTGAGAGCCTTCAGATTATGGATTTGACGCGGCATCGGGGCTCGGTGTTCGTCACGTACCCCAAAGGGCATGTTGGAGCCGAGCTTCCGAGCGCGATTGCCAATTTGGTACTGGACGCACACGTTGTAGCCAATGATGAGGCTGTACACTGGCCGCATTGGGCGCAACATTTAAAGCACGAACTCGACCCGAAACGCATTCTTGCGATGGGCCCTTGA
- a CDS encoding (Fe-S)-binding protein — protein MKTFGAATDRATAYCTYCPKLCRFSCPAAEAENRETVTPWALMRLLENARHDAVELNEEVAETFYHCMLCKRCETWCKHDNDVPKAMLQAREWARDEGFVPEVLDGFVDFFAEANSPHPESRNLDEFPEIGSVHEIFDYRSRTVYMPDCETRHHYPQLVLRVGKLLHKLLGYRVRLFTRDQGEGFACCGFPLLAAGAKREYDAHRTNMLDALGPADLLITDCAASVAMTRNDGSLGQGAQGPKTRHMLELLADLVEDLPVMEKVSGDGVFLHDSCFVGRHLNLYDETRVVAAAVLDGFQEFQFNREDAPCCGGPAHYHVVAPAASERAARERVDQLEREGGTRVVCGSATCKKSFRRAKDNKAASDLLEIICEACGV, from the coding sequence ATGAAGACATTTGGAGCAGCCACAGATCGCGCCACTGCGTATTGTACGTATTGCCCAAAACTCTGCAGGTTTTCGTGCCCGGCGGCTGAAGCTGAGAACCGCGAAACCGTGACGCCATGGGCCCTGATGCGGCTTTTGGAGAACGCGCGTCATGACGCGGTTGAACTCAACGAAGAGGTTGCTGAGACGTTTTATCACTGCATGCTCTGCAAGCGTTGTGAGACATGGTGCAAACACGATAACGACGTGCCGAAAGCCATGCTACAGGCGCGGGAATGGGCGCGTGATGAGGGTTTTGTGCCCGAGGTCTTGGATGGATTTGTGGACTTCTTTGCGGAAGCTAATTCTCCGCATCCTGAGTCGCGAAATCTGGACGAATTCCCCGAGATTGGGTCGGTCCACGAAATTTTCGATTATCGCTCTCGGACCGTATACATGCCCGACTGCGAAACCCGACACCATTACCCACAGCTGGTCTTGAGGGTTGGTAAACTCTTGCATAAATTGCTCGGCTATCGAGTTCGACTCTTCACTCGCGATCAAGGAGAGGGCTTTGCGTGCTGCGGATTTCCGCTCCTTGCGGCGGGTGCAAAGCGCGAATACGACGCGCATCGTACCAATATGCTGGACGCCCTTGGTCCCGCCGACCTTCTGATCACCGACTGTGCGGCTTCGGTGGCAATGACACGCAATGACGGGTCGCTCGGCCAGGGGGCTCAGGGTCCGAAAACTCGGCATATGCTGGAGCTTTTGGCGGATCTTGTGGAGGACCTTCCGGTTATGGAGAAGGTGAGCGGCGACGGCGTCTTTCTTCACGATTCGTGCTTCGTGGGTCGCCATTTGAACCTCTATGACGAGACTCGGGTCGTGGCCGCCGCGGTCTTGGATGGTTTCCAAGAATTTCAGTTCAATCGAGAAGACGCGCCGTGTTGTGGCGGGCCCGCGCACTATCACGTGGTGGCTCCTGCGGCGAGCGAGCGTGCGGCTCGTGAGCGAGTTGACCAGCTCGAGCGCGAAGGCGGCACCCGCGTGGTTTGTGGCTCGGCCACCTGCAAGAAATCGTTTCGGCGTGCAAAGGATAACAAAGCCGCCAGCGACCTACTCGAAATCATCTGTGAAGCCTGTGGCGTCTGA
- a CDS encoding diacylglycerol/lipid kinase family protein, translating into MPSFRTFVIANPQSGAGSVKREWEPVERLLRAQIETLDIAFTEGPGHATLLAREALKAGWEMVVAVGGDGTINEVVNGFFEKTDTKENFTLEDGFIRRQDKYLPTPINPDAVFGFVPMGTGGDFRRTVGAMGGVNETIKLLGGTNFRQIDLGHSVYVSERGPLEFRTFVNVASGGIGGLVDRMTNSMWKGLGGKLSFGLASSVTWFKYQNRPLTVRIDDLEELQDRFFNVVIANGEYFGGGMWVAPGAQLDDGKFQVVIFSDLPRKESATLIRKIYKAEHLGIEGVSRRNATTVAIRPESNSTLFLDLDGESPGQAPATFFMHPKAIRLKTA; encoded by the coding sequence ATGCCTAGTTTTCGTACCTTCGTTATCGCGAATCCCCAGAGTGGGGCTGGTTCCGTAAAGCGCGAATGGGAGCCGGTGGAGCGGCTCTTGAGAGCACAGATCGAGACCCTGGACATCGCCTTTACGGAGGGTCCTGGGCACGCCACGTTATTGGCGCGTGAAGCGCTCAAAGCGGGTTGGGAAATGGTGGTTGCGGTAGGTGGCGACGGCACGATCAATGAGGTTGTAAACGGGTTCTTTGAGAAGACCGACACCAAAGAGAACTTCACGCTCGAAGACGGGTTTATCCGCCGCCAGGATAAGTATCTTCCCACACCAATCAATCCCGACGCCGTGTTTGGGTTCGTACCGATGGGCACAGGGGGGGACTTCCGGCGCACGGTCGGTGCCATGGGCGGTGTGAACGAAACCATCAAGCTTTTGGGCGGTACGAATTTTCGGCAGATCGACCTCGGACATAGCGTCTATGTGAGCGAGCGCGGCCCACTCGAGTTCAGAACCTTTGTGAACGTGGCCAGCGGCGGAATTGGTGGTCTTGTAGACCGAATGACCAACTCGATGTGGAAGGGCTTGGGCGGTAAACTGAGCTTCGGTCTGGCCTCGAGCGTGACGTGGTTCAAGTATCAAAACCGTCCGCTTACGGTTCGGATCGACGACCTGGAAGAGCTCCAAGACCGGTTCTTCAACGTGGTGATCGCGAACGGCGAGTATTTCGGTGGTGGTATGTGGGTCGCGCCGGGCGCCCAGCTCGATGATGGGAAGTTCCAGGTCGTGATTTTCTCAGACTTGCCGAGAAAAGAATCGGCAACGTTGATCCGCAAAATCTACAAGGCTGAACACCTCGGGATTGAAGGCGTCTCAAGGCGCAATGCCACTACTGTGGCGATTCGTCCTGAGTCGAATTCCACGCTCTTCCTTGATTTGGATGGTGAGTCGCCTGGTCAGGCCCCTGCGACATTCTTCATGCACCCGAAGGCAATTCGTCTGAAGACCGCGTAA